A window of the Xiashengella succiniciproducens genome harbors these coding sequences:
- a CDS encoding tryptophanase, whose product MNLNSKSSIKFYSGEEIPVELHKVRIVQKLHLRPIDERLAAIREGGFNTFLLSTKDVFLDMLTDSGTNAMSDNQLASMHHADDAYAGSQSFYRMESAIKEVFGKSLVLPVHQGRAAENIVAKAFVKPGDVVPMNYHFTTTKAHIDLNGGEIAEIFTDQALIVKSNNPFKGNLDIEKLKALIAKYGKERIPFIRLEASTNLIGGQPFSIANMREVRKVADQHGIIIVLDASLIGENAWFIKQREAEFANSSIKEILQTMCGICDIVYFSSRKVSSTRGGGICTNNKELFLKMRDLVPLYEGFLTYGGMSVREVEAMAVGLIETTDETVISQSPGFIDYTVKELDKLGIPVIMPGGALGVHIDAMQFLPHIPQTEYPAGALAAAFYIVSGCRGMERGTVSSVRDENGNDILSDMELLRLAFPRRVFTLSQTKFVIDRMHWLYKNRDLIGGLKFVDEPKVLRFFVGRLDAVSDWPEKLVAKYKADFGDSL is encoded by the coding sequence ATGAACCTAAACTCAAAAAGCAGCATTAAATTCTATAGTGGAGAAGAGATTCCGGTAGAACTGCACAAGGTCAGGATAGTTCAGAAACTACACCTGAGGCCCATTGACGAACGTCTGGCCGCCATACGGGAAGGGGGCTTCAATACATTTTTACTAAGTACCAAGGATGTGTTCCTTGATATGCTTACAGATAGCGGTACCAATGCAATGAGCGACAACCAACTGGCATCCATGCACCATGCAGATGATGCTTATGCAGGTTCTCAAAGCTTTTACAGGATGGAGTCCGCCATAAAGGAAGTATTCGGTAAGTCACTTGTTTTGCCGGTTCACCAAGGTAGAGCAGCTGAGAATATTGTAGCAAAGGCCTTTGTAAAACCAGGGGATGTGGTACCGATGAATTACCACTTTACTACAACCAAGGCGCATATCGACCTGAATGGAGGTGAAATTGCAGAAATTTTTACTGATCAGGCACTTATAGTAAAGAGCAATAACCCTTTTAAGGGAAACCTGGATATTGAAAAACTCAAAGCCCTTATAGCAAAATACGGAAAAGAAAGGATTCCTTTTATCCGTCTTGAAGCATCAACCAACCTGATTGGTGGACAACCTTTCTCTATCGCAAATATGCGTGAGGTTCGCAAGGTGGCTGACCAACATGGCATTATCATAGTGCTGGATGCCAGTTTGATAGGAGAGAACGCCTGGTTTATCAAACAACGCGAAGCTGAATTTGCAAATTCAAGCATTAAGGAGATACTTCAAACCATGTGCGGAATCTGTGACATAGTTTACTTCTCCAGCCGCAAGGTTAGTTCTACTCGTGGAGGTGGTATCTGTACCAACAACAAGGAGCTCTTTCTCAAGATGCGTGACCTTGTACCTCTGTATGAAGGCTTCCTGACCTATGGTGGAATGTCGGTAAGGGAAGTAGAAGCCATGGCTGTTGGTTTAATCGAAACAACCGATGAAACAGTTATCAGCCAATCACCCGGGTTTATCGACTACACGGTTAAGGAGCTGGACAAACTCGGTATACCTGTAATTATGCCAGGTGGTGCTCTTGGGGTACATATTGATGCAATGCAATTTCTGCCTCATATTCCTCAGACTGAGTATCCCGCAGGAGCCCTTGCCGCAGCCTTTTACATAGTATCAGGTTGCCGGGGTATGGAACGTGGTACAGTATCTAGTGTAAGGGATGAGAATGGTAATGATATACTTTCGGATATGGAGTTGCTTCGTCTGGCCTTCCCACGTAGAGTATTCACTCTGTCACAAACTAAGTTTGTTATAGACCGCATGCACTGGCTGTATAAAAACAGGGACCTGATCGGTGGACTTAAGTTTGTTGACGAACCCAAGGTACTGCGCTTCTTCGTTGGAAGATTGGATGCTGTGTCCGACTGGCCTGAAAAGCTTGTCGCAAAATACAAGGCAGATTTCGGAGATAGTCTGTAA
- a CDS encoding dihydrolipoamide acetyltransferase family protein, with amino-acid sequence MSTFDLVMPKMGESVEEATITKWFVKVGDTVEEDQVLLEIATDKVDSEIPSPVAGVIKEIRYEVNALVPVGEVIAVVSLDGSGVETPETPKAEKAEEAAAPAETKAEAAPAAAISDAKGDYSGSDRFYSPLVKSIAKQEGISLSELDKVKGSGKDGRLTKDDLLEYLKSRGSQPTTQAAAPKPATTPASPEAPSRPAVKAPEVKAWDGDEVVEMDRMRKLIAENMVLSKQISPHVTSIVEADVTNLVLWRNKYKDKFEKKYGEKLTFMPVFTWAAAKALRDYPGINAAVSGTNIIYRKNVNVGIAVALPSGNLIVPVVKNADQKNIVGLATDINRIAVQARNNKLSPDDIQGGTFTITNFGSFKNAIGTPIINQPQVAILATGTIEKKPAVLETPAGDVIAIRHKMFLSLSYDHRVVDGALGGFFLRKIADYLEQWDIDTEV; translated from the coding sequence ATGTCAACATTTGATTTAGTAATGCCCAAGATGGGTGAGAGCGTTGAAGAAGCAACCATTACAAAGTGGTTTGTCAAAGTCGGCGACACTGTTGAAGAAGATCAGGTGCTACTTGAGATAGCAACTGACAAGGTTGACTCGGAAATTCCTTCTCCCGTAGCAGGGGTTATTAAGGAGATCAGATATGAAGTCAATGCCCTCGTACCCGTGGGTGAGGTTATTGCAGTAGTAAGCCTTGATGGAAGTGGGGTTGAAACACCGGAAACACCTAAGGCAGAGAAGGCTGAAGAGGCAGCAGCACCAGCTGAAACCAAGGCTGAAGCAGCACCTGCAGCAGCAATAAGCGATGCGAAGGGCGATTATAGCGGTAGCGACCGATTTTATTCGCCGCTTGTAAAGAGCATTGCTAAGCAGGAAGGTATTTCGCTGAGCGAACTTGACAAAGTAAAGGGCAGTGGTAAAGACGGTCGTCTTACAAAAGATGACTTGCTTGAATACCTCAAGTCAAGAGGTAGTCAACCGACAACTCAAGCTGCAGCACCCAAGCCAGCTACCACACCAGCATCTCCAGAAGCTCCATCTCGTCCCGCTGTAAAGGCACCTGAAGTTAAGGCCTGGGATGGCGACGAGGTAGTCGAAATGGACCGTATGCGTAAGCTGATAGCAGAGAATATGGTATTGTCAAAACAAATTTCCCCACACGTTACCTCAATAGTAGAGGCAGATGTTACAAATCTTGTATTGTGGAGAAATAAGTATAAAGACAAATTTGAAAAGAAATACGGTGAAAAGCTGACCTTTATGCCGGTATTCACATGGGCAGCAGCCAAGGCATTGCGCGACTATCCGGGTATTAATGCAGCAGTAAGTGGTACAAACATAATCTATCGTAAGAATGTAAACGTTGGTATTGCAGTTGCACTTCCTTCAGGTAACCTGATAGTTCCCGTTGTCAAGAATGCCGATCAGAAGAATATCGTAGGACTGGCAACAGATATTAACCGTATTGCTGTACAGGCAAGAAACAACAAGCTTTCACCCGATGATATCCAGGGAGGCACCTTTACAATAACAAATTTCGGTTCGTTTAAAAACGCTATAGGTACACCTATTATCAACCAGCCTCAGGTAGCAATTCTTGCAACAGGTACAATTGAAAAGAAGCCTGCTGTACTGGAAACTCCTGCTGGTGATGTGATAGCAATCCGCCATAAGATGTTCCTGTCGCTCTCGTACGACCACAGAGTGGTGGACGGTGCCCTGGGAGGTTTCTTCCTGCGAAAGATCGCCGATTATCTGGAGCAATGGGATATTGACACAGAAGTCTAA
- a CDS encoding alpha-ketoacid dehydrogenase subunit alpha/beta, translated as MKSNVPVRYSIKKTDKDTLLKWYYLMFLGRTLDERAPNYLKQAIGWSYHAPAAGHDGIQLAIGQVFRKNKDHLFPYYRDLVTVVSAGMTAEEIILNGISKDADVAGGGRHMSNHFAKPSWNIHNVSSCTGNHTLHASGLGRALKTYEEKDAVVISSQGESSVSEGYVYEAINGASNEQLPVVFVFQDNGYGISVPKEDQTANRKVAKNFEGFKNLRIIYCNGKDVFDSMNAMTEAVEWTKKEQKPSIVQANCVRIGSHSNSDRHELYRDENELSYVKEYDPLAKFKRMLLRYKRATEEELKEIEDRVAQEVKAAHKAGMAAPHPSPESIFDFVVPEPYPAAKYPDGLHSHEGDKKKLIEALNETLKAEFHHNPHTYIWGQDVANKDKGGIFNVTKGMQHEFGKRRVFNAPIAEDFIMGTANGMSRFNKDIRIVVEGAEFADYFWPAMEQFVETTHEYWRTKGQYSPNITVRLASGGYIGGGLYHSQTIEGALTTFPGVRVVYPSFADDAAGLLRTAIRSEGLTLFLEPKALYNSPKAATPFPDDFEVPFGKARIRRAGSDMTMITYGNATHFCLEAAEILAKEGIADIEVLDLRSLSPLDTEAIVNSVRKTARAMIVHEDKVFGGFGGEVAATIADIAFEYLDAPIKRVGSTYTPVGFNRILEAAILPNTDKILKAAKELLQY; from the coding sequence ATGAAAAGTAACGTTCCTGTCAGGTATTCAATTAAAAAGACTGATAAAGACACGCTTCTGAAGTGGTACTATCTGATGTTTCTCGGACGTACCCTTGATGAACGTGCACCCAATTATCTGAAGCAAGCCATAGGTTGGTCTTACCATGCTCCGGCTGCAGGCCATGATGGTATACAACTGGCTATTGGCCAGGTTTTCAGAAAAAATAAAGACCATTTATTTCCCTACTACAGGGATCTTGTAACCGTTGTTTCAGCTGGTATGACGGCTGAAGAGATTATACTTAACGGTATTTCAAAGGATGCCGATGTAGCAGGTGGCGGACGACATATGTCAAACCACTTTGCAAAACCATCCTGGAACATACACAATGTTAGTAGCTGTACCGGTAATCACACCCTTCATGCATCAGGACTTGGTCGTGCACTAAAGACCTACGAAGAAAAAGATGCTGTGGTTATTAGCAGCCAGGGTGAGAGTTCCGTATCCGAAGGCTACGTTTACGAAGCCATCAACGGTGCTTCAAATGAGCAATTACCGGTTGTTTTCGTATTTCAGGACAATGGATACGGGATATCTGTTCCAAAGGAAGATCAGACAGCAAACCGTAAGGTTGCCAAGAACTTCGAGGGCTTTAAGAACCTGCGCATAATCTATTGTAATGGTAAGGATGTGTTCGATTCAATGAATGCAATGACTGAAGCTGTTGAATGGACCAAGAAGGAACAAAAACCATCTATAGTACAGGCCAATTGTGTTCGTATCGGTTCACACAGTAACAGCGACAGACATGAGCTTTACAGAGACGAAAACGAACTAAGCTATGTGAAGGAATATGACCCCTTAGCAAAGTTCAAACGTATGCTGTTGCGCTACAAGAGAGCTACAGAAGAAGAATTAAAGGAAATCGAGGACAGGGTGGCTCAGGAGGTCAAGGCAGCTCACAAAGCAGGTATGGCTGCTCCACACCCAAGTCCGGAATCTATATTTGATTTCGTTGTTCCTGAGCCCTATCCAGCTGCTAAATACCCTGATGGTTTACACAGCCACGAAGGTGACAAAAAGAAGCTTATTGAGGCTCTAAATGAGACCCTTAAAGCTGAGTTCCACCATAATCCCCACACCTATATCTGGGGACAGGATGTGGCAAACAAGGACAAAGGAGGAATCTTCAACGTTACCAAGGGAATGCAACATGAGTTTGGCAAGCGTAGGGTTTTCAACGCCCCGATCGCTGAGGACTTTATCATGGGTACAGCCAACGGAATGTCACGTTTTAACAAGGATATCAGAATTGTTGTTGAAGGTGCAGAATTTGCAGACTACTTCTGGCCTGCTATGGAACAGTTTGTGGAGACTACCCATGAATACTGGAGAACAAAGGGACAATATTCACCAAATATAACTGTACGTCTTGCATCCGGAGGTTACATAGGTGGGGGACTTTATCACTCACAGACCATTGAAGGGGCATTGACAACCTTCCCTGGAGTTAGGGTAGTATATCCCTCTTTTGCTGATGACGCAGCAGGATTGTTGAGAACTGCCATCCGTTCAGAAGGTCTTACTCTCTTTCTGGAGCCTAAGGCACTATACAACTCACCCAAGGCAGCCACACCATTTCCTGATGACTTCGAAGTACCCTTTGGTAAGGCAAGAATCAGGAGAGCAGGTAGTGATATGACCATGATTACTTATGGAAATGCTACTCACTTCTGTCTCGAAGCAGCTGAAATTTTGGCAAAAGAAGGCATTGCAGATATCGAAGTACTTGACCTTCGTTCACTTTCTCCGCTGGATACAGAAGCAATTGTAAATTCTGTCAGGAAAACTGCCAGGGCAATGATAGTACATGAAGATAAAGTGTTCGGAGGATTCGGTGGTGAAGTTGCCGCTACAATTGCTGATATTGCGTTTGAATACCTTGATGCACCAATCAAGAGGGTAGGTTCAACCTATACGCCTGTAGGTTTCAACCGTATTCTTGAGGCAGCAATTCTTCCAAACACCGACAAGATACTTAAGGCAGCCAAAGAGCTCCTCCAGTATTAG